One Streptomyces mobaraensis NBRC 13819 = DSM 40847 DNA segment encodes these proteins:
- a CDS encoding DnaB-like helicase N-terminal domain-containing protein has product MPPQPRRDGGEEALSEERLLPAAVTAHPDELTTTRWLQADDFTLPLHHALFRGLTTLAHRGEPIDPVTVVGGTAPRPPHRRPHAGRPHGPGIGPGRLAGTLG; this is encoded by the coding sequence CTGCCCCCGCAACCACGACGTGATGGTGGTGAGGAGGCGCTGTCCGAAGAACGGCTGCTGCCGGCCGCCGTCACCGCGCACCCGGACGAGCTGACGACCACGCGGTGGCTGCAGGCCGACGACTTCACCCTGCCCCTGCACCACGCCCTCTTCCGTGGCCTGACAACCCTGGCCCACCGGGGTGAACCCATCGATCCGGTCACGGTGGTGGGAGGCACAGCACCGCGGCCTCCTCACCGCCGACCTCACGCCGGCCGGCCTCATGGCCCTGGTATCGGCCCCGGTCGGCTCGCCGGAACACTGGGGTGA
- a CDS encoding XRE family transcriptional regulator, whose amino-acid sequence MGSRIRWGLALRGALSTGTETPADGDFGALLHRLRKGAGLTQEEPARAAGISVRALSYMERGRSRGPQRRTVSALATALRLSPQDASGMERLASLGRPRRPPTTEILPPAAGPEAVVPAGTPDLLPRAPRGFHGRSAELAAVSRAAAGEAPVCLVIGPAGVGKTALVLHWAHQSRAAFPDGRLYADLRGFGGTGEPSVMDVLREFLPALGVAHGRIPESVNSAAALFRSLAADRRLLVVLDNARDSEQVRPLLPGGRHCVTVVTSRHRLPGLIVTDTARPVAVDVLGSTDATMLLAGVLGADRVRVEPAAARRLAELCGGLPLALRVVAARLAQRPTWPLGAMAAELSDERRRLSLLDLEDTSVRAALRLTLQQLPDRVTRLFAHLGCHPGTHLDRYAAAALADTDPAAAEACLERLAAAHLVTETAPGRWTMHDLVRLYARSLDTGPDALKRVLDHYLATGLAAVAAAEPGNEECFPLPEDFLPPAAVREFGDRSAAVAWYTAERDDLTSAVAAAHAAVLSTRWRTRGWSGRTTPAGLCAYAPSAWPRPPPIPPAPTRSTPPLPRPTH is encoded by the coding sequence ATGGGGTCGCGCATCCGGTGGGGCCTGGCGTTGCGGGGGGCTTTGAGCACGGGTACGGAAACACCGGCCGACGGTGACTTCGGCGCGCTCCTGCACCGCCTGCGCAAGGGTGCCGGGCTTACGCAAGAGGAGCCGGCGCGGGCGGCGGGGATCAGTGTGCGGGCCCTGTCGTACATGGAACGCGGCCGCTCGCGCGGGCCGCAGCGCCGGACCGTGTCCGCCCTGGCCACAGCCCTGCGCCTGAGCCCGCAGGACGCGAGCGGAATGGAGCGCCTGGCGAGCCTGGGACGACCCCGCCGGCCTCCCACGACGGAGATACTGCCGCCTGCCGCTGGCCCGGAGGCCGTTGTGCCCGCGGGTACGCCCGACCTGCTGCCGCGGGCGCCGCGCGGCTTTCACGGGCGGTCGGCGGAGCTGGCCGCGGTGTCCCGGGCCGCCGCGGGCGAGGCGCCCGTCTGCCTGGTCATCGGACCCGCCGGGGTGGGCAAGACGGCGCTCGTGCTGCACTGGGCCCACCAGAGCCGTGCCGCCTTCCCCGACGGGCGGCTCTACGCGGACCTGCGCGGCTTCGGCGGCACGGGCGAGCCTTCTGTCATGGACGTGCTGCGCGAATTCCTGCCGGCGCTCGGTGTGGCGCACGGCCGGATACCGGAGTCGGTCAACAGCGCGGCCGCACTGTTCCGGTCGCTGGCCGCCGACCGCCGACTCCTCGTGGTGCTCGACAACGCGCGCGACTCCGAGCAGGTCCGACCGCTCCTGCCCGGCGGGCGCCACTGCGTCACCGTCGTCACCAGCAGACACCGGCTGCCGGGACTGATCGTCACCGACACCGCCCGGCCCGTCGCCGTGGACGTGCTCGGGTCGACAGACGCCACGATGCTCCTGGCCGGGGTCCTGGGCGCCGACCGGGTACGCGTGGAGCCGGCGGCCGCGCGACGGCTGGCCGAGCTGTGCGGCGGACTGCCCCTGGCACTGCGGGTGGTGGCCGCCCGCCTGGCGCAACGGCCCACCTGGCCGCTGGGCGCGATGGCCGCCGAACTGTCCGACGAGAGGCGCCGGCTGAGCCTGCTCGACTTGGAGGACACCAGCGTGCGAGCGGCGCTGCGACTGACGCTGCAACAACTCCCCGACCGCGTCACCCGCCTGTTCGCCCACCTCGGCTGCCACCCCGGCACGCACCTCGACCGGTACGCCGCGGCGGCCCTGGCGGACACCGACCCGGCAGCCGCCGAGGCATGCCTGGAGCGGCTGGCCGCCGCGCACCTCGTCACGGAGACGGCGCCCGGCCGCTGGACGATGCACGATCTCGTGCGGCTCTACGCACGCAGCCTGGACACGGGGCCCGATGCGCTCAAGCGCGTACTCGACCACTACCTCGCCACGGGCCTGGCGGCGGTGGCCGCCGCCGAGCCCGGCAACGAGGAGTGCTTCCCGCTGCCCGAGGACTTCCTGCCGCCCGCCGCCGTACGCGAGTTCGGCGACCGGTCCGCCGCCGTGGCCTGGTACACGGCCGAGCGGGACGACCTCACATCGGCAGTGGCCGCGGCGCACGCCGCCGTCCTCAGCACGCGGTGGCGTACGCGCGGATGGTCCGGGCGGACCACGCCCGCCGGACTCTGCGCATACGCGCCCAGCGCCTGGCCCAGGCCACCACCGATCCCACCGGCCCCAACCCGGTCAACGCCGCCCTTACCGAGGCCGACGCACTGA
- a CDS encoding RICIN domain-containing protein, translated as MSNRTVLSGLAAVLGASAMLLGGMSGSASAADDGDTEYQIKNVQTGLCLDSDAKGNAFTKSCENDNPYQQWGMFGSDKEGRDVRSEKTGRCLETVGQGDAVRTAPCSPDSPRRHSGGRR; from the coding sequence ATGAGCAATCGGACCGTTCTTTCAGGGCTGGCAGCAGTCCTGGGAGCGAGCGCCATGCTGCTGGGCGGCATGTCCGGCAGCGCGAGCGCCGCCGACGACGGCGATACCGAATACCAGATCAAGAACGTGCAGACGGGGCTGTGCCTGGACTCCGACGCCAAGGGCAACGCCTTCACCAAATCCTGCGAAAACGACAACCCGTACCAGCAGTGGGGCATGTTCGGGTCCGACAAGGAGGGTCGGGACGTAAGGAGCGAGAAGACTGGCAGATGCCTCGAAACCGTCGGCCAAGGCGATGCTGTCAGAACCGCGCCGTGTTCCCCCGATTCGCCCCGGCGTCACAGCGGTGGGAGACGGTAA
- a CDS encoding RICIN domain-containing protein, with translation MSKRTVVSGLAAVLGASAMLPAGMPGSASAAGVGIQAVGSQFKNEKTELCLDSDGQGNVYTKGCAWDKHNAYQQWGVQTIAPEWLNIFFMYNVQTNRCLETGSGDTIRTAPCTGSLSQQWSKTTYNGAWITKNVENGT, from the coding sequence ATGAGCAAGCGAACCGTTGTTTCGGGGCTGGCAGCAGTCCTGGGAGCGAGCGCGATGTTGCCGGCCGGTATGCCCGGCAGCGCGAGCGCCGCCGGAGTCGGAATCCAGGCGGTGGGAAGCCAGTTCAAGAATGAGAAGACGGAACTTTGCCTGGACTCCGACGGCCAGGGCAACGTCTACACGAAAGGCTGCGCCTGGGACAAGCACAACGCCTACCAGCAGTGGGGGGTCCAAACGATCGCTCCGGAGTGGCTCAATATTTTCTTCATGTATAACGTACAGACCAACAGGTGCCTCGAAACCGGCAGCGGCGACACCATAAGAACTGCGCCCTGCACCGGGAGTCTCTCCCAGCAGTGGAGCAAAACCACTTACAACGGTGCGTGGATCACCAAAAACGTCGAAAACGGCACATGA
- a CDS encoding FG-GAP-like repeat-containing protein, whose amino-acid sequence MPQRPRGTVRFALAAALVSSFAPATLLTSAPPASAASLAMWERMAQCESSGDWTVVNPEGPYYGGLQIMKPTWDAYNGREFAEYPHQATKKEQITVAERILRGSGAGQWGSCARQKGLVNDGVDPYPRATPPVTRVTGPEDRGVLSGTVTLSASVAEEEGKPAGAAFFVDGRAVGTASGPGPAYSVSLDTTALAEGPHTVTARAVDDAGRTGPTSPGAGFFVANRGTAGQTTGDFDGDGKADLAILYGYDREGEDNHTALWTLRSTGRGSFAAPVKAWDNLQAGSGSWNWADSKVTAGDFDGDGRTDIAVLYDEGQDDTKRNRTALWTFTSNGPGFDKPVKRWRTTQSWDWKRSKPVAADFDGDGRADVGILYDEGRDADGDFRTAFHIAYATADGVREPRRVWDNDDRTTGSWNWQSSKPVAADFNGDGKADLGILYNEGRDAGGDFRTAFHIGYGTADAITRPKRAWDNNDRTTGSWNWQSSKPVAADFNGDGKADLGILYKEGKDRTGSNRTAFHIGYGRADGINAPKRAWDNNDTTTGSWNADAAKPAAGDFDGDGKADLGVLYNKGQDKDGKNEVALHTFDGRDDAVSRPVKVWDNSASTSWNWYRSDLG is encoded by the coding sequence ATGCCCCAAAGACCCCGCGGCACCGTGCGGTTCGCCCTTGCCGCCGCCCTCGTCTCCTCCTTCGCCCCGGCCACACTTCTCACTTCGGCCCCGCCCGCCTCCGCCGCCTCGCTGGCGATGTGGGAGCGGATGGCCCAGTGCGAGAGCTCGGGCGACTGGACCGTCGTCAACCCCGAAGGCCCCTACTACGGCGGCCTCCAGATCATGAAGCCCACCTGGGACGCCTACAACGGCCGGGAGTTCGCCGAGTATCCGCACCAGGCGACCAAGAAGGAGCAGATCACCGTCGCGGAGAGGATCCTCCGGGGCTCCGGGGCGGGCCAGTGGGGTTCCTGCGCCCGTCAGAAGGGCCTGGTGAACGACGGCGTCGACCCGTACCCCCGTGCCACCCCGCCCGTCACCCGGGTCACGGGCCCGGAGGACCGCGGCGTCCTCAGCGGTACGGTCACGCTGTCCGCGTCCGTGGCCGAGGAGGAGGGGAAACCGGCCGGGGCCGCCTTCTTCGTGGACGGCCGCGCCGTCGGTACGGCGTCCGGGCCCGGGCCGGCGTACAGCGTGAGCCTGGACACCACGGCCCTGGCGGAGGGACCGCACACCGTGACCGCCCGCGCGGTCGACGACGCGGGCCGGACCGGGCCGACCTCCCCCGGCGCCGGCTTCTTCGTCGCCAACCGGGGCACGGCCGGGCAGACCACCGGCGACTTCGACGGTGACGGCAAGGCCGACCTGGCGATCCTCTACGGCTACGACCGGGAGGGCGAGGACAACCACACCGCACTGTGGACACTCCGGAGCACCGGCCGCGGCTCGTTCGCCGCGCCGGTGAAGGCGTGGGACAACCTCCAGGCCGGCAGCGGCTCCTGGAACTGGGCCGATTCCAAGGTGACGGCCGGGGACTTCGACGGTGACGGCAGGACCGACATCGCCGTCCTCTACGACGAGGGCCAGGACGACACGAAGCGGAACCGCACCGCCCTGTGGACCTTCACCAGCAACGGCCCCGGTTTCGACAAGCCGGTGAAGCGGTGGCGGACCACCCAGTCCTGGGACTGGAAGCGGTCCAAGCCGGTCGCGGCCGACTTCGACGGCGACGGCAGGGCCGACGTCGGCATCCTCTACGACGAGGGCCGGGACGCCGACGGCGACTTCCGCACCGCCTTCCACATCGCGTACGCCACCGCCGACGGCGTCCGGGAACCGAGGCGGGTGTGGGACAACGACGACCGCACCACCGGTTCGTGGAACTGGCAGAGCAGCAAGCCGGTCGCGGCCGACTTCAACGGCGACGGCAAGGCCGACCTCGGCATCCTCTACAACGAGGGCAGAGACGCCGGCGGCGACTTCCGCACCGCCTTCCACATCGGTTACGGCACCGCCGACGCGATCACCCGGCCGAAGCGGGCGTGGGACAACAACGACCGCACCACGGGTTCGTGGAACTGGCAGAGCAGCAAGCCGGTCGCCGCCGACTTCAACGGCGACGGCAAGGCCGACCTCGGCATCCTCTACAAGGAAGGCAAGGACCGGACCGGAAGCAACCGCACCGCCTTCCACATCGGCTACGGCCGCGCCGACGGCATCAACGCCCCCAAGCGCGCCTGGGACAACAACGACACCACCACCGGCAGCTGGAACGCCGACGCCGCCAAGCCCGCCGCCGGTGACTTCGACGGCGACGGCAAGGCGGACCTCGGCGTCCTCTACAACAAGGGCCAGGACAAGGACGGCAAGAACGAGGTCGCGCTGCACACCTTCGACGGCCGTGACGACGCGGTCTCCCGGCCGGTGAAGGTCTGGGACAACTCGGCCTCCACCAGCTGGAACTGGTACCGCAGCGACCTCGGCTGA
- a CDS encoding terpene synthase family protein, whose amino-acid sequence MTLNPVPDDFLTFYCPIPGEVGPDGDKRVERTLAWVRSYDFGSGDDMANTMYAHTGVTLVTHLFPHATGDLAQALDDYNTWAFLANDLTVPDHRTVRTTDAVRLIARWTQILRIPHIFDDTSPGEAALGDALSRLRQLTTPVQFDRFAKGQARWLWGQAWEAHVREHDSRMTVNEHLTLGYAVGGPEATPPIVEVAEGIEVPERELASLPVRAAVDAAMTTAVFDNQRYSYFKESAHAQPKRSMFDTILHNNPGRTLQEAMHEGVAIRDRALACYLRLRDRILPHASPQLRQYLAGLDLVLSGHLTFAAKALRYLTPGHAVTITPTPPPHLPTEPLPYPAVAWWWDQIDPHSARQRDLG is encoded by the coding sequence GTGACGCTCAACCCGGTCCCCGACGATTTCCTGACCTTCTACTGCCCCATCCCCGGTGAAGTCGGGCCTGACGGCGACAAACGCGTGGAGCGGACCCTGGCCTGGGTCCGGAGCTACGACTTCGGTTCAGGTGACGACATGGCCAACACCATGTACGCCCACACCGGCGTGACTCTGGTGACCCACCTGTTCCCCCACGCCACCGGAGATCTCGCCCAGGCCCTCGACGACTACAACACCTGGGCCTTCCTCGCCAACGACCTCACCGTCCCCGATCACCGCACCGTACGCACTACCGACGCCGTGAGGCTCATCGCCCGCTGGACCCAAATCCTGCGCATACCCCACATTTTCGACGACACCAGTCCGGGCGAAGCCGCCCTCGGCGACGCGCTGTCCCGTCTGCGACAGCTCACCACTCCGGTCCAGTTCGACCGGTTCGCCAAAGGGCAGGCGCGCTGGCTGTGGGGACAAGCCTGGGAAGCCCACGTCCGCGAGCACGACAGCCGCATGACGGTCAACGAACACCTCACCCTCGGTTACGCCGTCGGAGGCCCGGAAGCGACCCCACCGATCGTGGAGGTCGCGGAAGGCATCGAAGTACCCGAACGGGAACTCGCCTCCCTCCCGGTCCGAGCCGCCGTGGACGCCGCCATGACCACCGCGGTATTCGACAACCAGCGGTACTCCTACTTCAAAGAATCCGCACACGCTCAACCGAAACGCAGCATGTTCGACACCATCCTCCACAACAACCCGGGACGGACCCTCCAGGAGGCCATGCACGAAGGCGTTGCCATCCGCGACCGCGCCCTGGCCTGCTACCTCCGACTCCGCGACCGGATCCTCCCTCACGCCAGTCCCCAGCTACGCCAGTACCTCGCCGGACTCGACCTCGTACTCAGCGGCCATCTCACCTTCGCGGCCAAGGCCCTCCGCTACCTCACGCCCGGACACGCCGTCACCATCACCCCCACACCTCCCCCGCACCTGCCCACCGAACCACTGCCCTACCCGGCCGTCGCCTGGTGGTGGGACCAGATCGACCCGCACTCCGCCCGACAACGAGACCTGGGATAG
- a CDS encoding polyprenyl synthetase family protein, with amino-acid sequence MDGPAALPSAPQERAQDILEQVGVLITPSLREAVERLPSRIRHLAGCHFGWWEADGTRPAGKQGKGLRPALVVLSCQGVGGDHMAALPAAVAVELVHNASLLHDDIIDGDRIRRGRPALWAAFGIPAGILAGDALFFLAAEVLLDAGGPLADTGPAELNKAVQNLIEGEYADVVFQDRPVVSVPDTSAMAQSKTGALTATSCALGALAAGAHQARVEHLRAFGAHLGAAFQLTDDLLDVWGHPEATGKPRWSDLAARKKTGPIAYALNTESPAGRALGRLLSSPLPLDQRQLERAVRLMEETGARTWALGEARRLTDTALRHLRAATLRPAAAAALTSLTRLATERDQ; translated from the coding sequence ATGGACGGACCTGCCGCATTACCGTCAGCACCCCAAGAACGGGCGCAGGACATTCTCGAACAGGTCGGTGTGTTGATCACCCCGTCGTTACGGGAGGCGGTGGAGCGGCTGCCAAGCAGGATCCGGCACCTTGCCGGGTGCCATTTCGGCTGGTGGGAGGCGGACGGCACGCGGCCTGCCGGGAAGCAGGGCAAGGGACTGCGGCCGGCGCTGGTGGTGCTGTCCTGCCAGGGCGTCGGTGGGGACCATATGGCCGCTCTGCCGGCGGCGGTGGCGGTCGAGTTGGTCCACAACGCGTCACTACTGCACGACGACATCATCGACGGGGACCGCATACGCAGGGGCCGCCCCGCGCTGTGGGCCGCGTTCGGGATACCGGCCGGGATCCTTGCCGGGGACGCACTGTTCTTCCTGGCCGCCGAGGTGCTCCTGGACGCGGGTGGGCCGCTGGCGGACACCGGGCCGGCCGAACTGAACAAGGCCGTGCAGAACCTGATCGAGGGCGAATACGCCGACGTGGTCTTCCAGGACCGCCCGGTCGTGTCCGTGCCGGACACCTCGGCGATGGCGCAGTCCAAAACCGGGGCGCTGACCGCCACGTCATGCGCTCTCGGCGCGCTCGCCGCGGGCGCCCACCAGGCAAGGGTGGAGCATCTGCGGGCCTTCGGGGCTCACCTTGGGGCGGCGTTCCAGCTCACCGACGATCTGCTGGACGTCTGGGGACACCCCGAGGCCACGGGCAAACCACGGTGGTCCGACCTGGCGGCGCGCAAGAAGACCGGCCCCATCGCCTACGCGCTCAACACCGAGAGCCCTGCCGGCCGTGCCCTGGGCCGTCTCCTCTCCTCGCCTCTCCCGCTGGACCAGCGGCAGTTGGAGCGGGCGGTCCGGCTGATGGAGGAGACCGGCGCCCGCACCTGGGCCCTGGGCGAGGCCCGCCGTCTCACCGATACCGCCCTTCGGCATCTCCGGGCCGCCACGCTTCGGCCAGCCGCTGCGGCTGCCCTGACCAGTCTGACCCGCCTGGCCACCGAACGCGACCAGTGA